In Vibrio fluvialis, the DNA window CAATCGAGACGGCAGTGAAACGTTTACTTATCGCCTTATTTATCTCTGTTTTTCCAATGTCTGCCTACAGCATGAGTCTGCCGGACCTGGCGTTTTCGTTCGGACAGTCCAAAGTGAACTCTTTCACGGTCGCGATGCTACAGCATCAGTTGGATGGTCATGATCCATTGAGAGACATCAATACCGATTACATCGAGGCGTTGGCTCGCGAAATTGGTTTCAAGCCCAAATATAAGATGTTTGCCGATATGAAGTCGTTGATTCTGGCTGTTGAAACGAAGAAGGCCGATATTGCCGTCGGCATCTTTGACTCAGGCAAAACCGACCTCATCTTAAGTCAACCGCTGTATACCAGTTCGACCGCAGTTTGGTTCCGTAATCAGAGCCTGAGTCATTGGGCGGCTGAATCCCTGACCTGGGGCTGCCATAAGGGGGCAGTGTATTGTCAGCAACTGTCGAAGATGGGATTTGCTCATATTGTGGAGCTACCGGATTTTGTCACTCTGCCTGACTACTTGATACAGGGCAAAATCGATGCGGTGCTTGAAAGTTACACCACGTTGCTCACTTCGGTGAAACATCCGATGAATACGTTGGGGCAAGTAGAACTGCCATCTTGGGCGAAACCGCAGCAGGTACGCATCGCCGCCACGCAAGATTTTCGTGCCCTAATTGACGAAATAGATGTGGTATTAAGCCGTCAGAGCGAAACCTCTCGGTTGCGTTCGGCCAACCCTTATCATCAGGTCGATATTGCCGCGCTCAACTATCAAAATTCCGGAATGCAACCGATCAGGTATTCCGCTTGGAATGATGCCTATCCACTTTTCTACCGCAATCGGGACGGCCACCACGGAGGCTATCTGAACGACTTACTCACATTGGTTGAAGCCAGAACTGCTTTCGATTTTGATTATGTTCCGGCAAGTGGAGGGTTAACACCGGTTCAAATGCTGAAGTACGGTGAGATTGACATTCTGCCTTTGGTCGTAAAAGGAGTGAATAACCCGGCTTGGATGTACGTGACAGACACGTTGATGTCTATCACGTACCAACATATCAAGTTGCCTGGCGTGCTGGCGAAATCTGATGCGAAGATCGGCGTGCTGTTCTCAGACAGTCCGACCTATCAATACGTCAAAAACCAGGTGTTTGGCGAAGAACTAACGACTTATACCAGTGTCGTTTCGCTGATCAGTGATCTTGAAAGCGGCAAACTTGGCAGTGCCTATCTGCGCCACGATATTCTGGAATATCTCGCTAAACAGCGTGGCGATGATCGCTATGTCGTGTTGAAGGGGGACGATAAACATATTGAAATCGCAATGGCGGTGCGAGGGGACAACACCGAGTTAAAAGCAATTCTGGCTGGCATTATTGCATCGGTGGATGCCAGCGATATACAGCGCCTGCAAAACAGTTACAGCCCATTCAATATTGTCTACGGGGTGGATAAATCTCTGGTGATGGCCGGCTCTTATATCGGGGCTTCGGTCTTCATACTGCTCGGTTTGATTGGCTTTTTGTGGCACAAAAACCTTAAGTTGAAGGTCTCGATTCAAGAGCGCGAAGCCTTACGCAGCAACGAACGATTGGCGCTGTTGCAACATGTGATTGATGCGCTGCCCAACCGAATTTTTATCCACGACACCAACCACAGACTGTTGCTGACCAATTGTCATCACTGCCAAATCGCAGCGTCCGGCAACGGTAAGGTTTGTCAAATGCGCATTTCATCGTCAGAGCATACCTGTGTAGTTGAGAATCAGGCCGAGTTTGACACTGTTCTGCGTGGCCGGGATGTCAGCGAAAGTGACGTCGATGTGCAGTCTTGTCCTTGTGGGATTCAAACCATCAATTACCACCGCACACCGCTCTCTGGTGCGAACCGTGACGAGAAAATAATACTAACGGTGATTGACGATGTGACCGCGCATAAAGAGCAGGAGCGCAACTTATTGCAGGCTAAAAACGTCGCTCAGCAAGCGGTATTGTCTCGCGAACGATTCCTCGCCAGCATGAGCCATGAACTTCGTACACCAATCGCTGGCATGGTTGGGTTATTAGAGATGCTGAAAACTCGCGAAACCAACCAAGATGTACGTTTGATCCTTAACAACGTGATTTCCTCTGCGGATCATTTGCACCTGCTGGTGAACGACATTCTCGATTTTTCTAAGCTCGAAGCTCAGCAGCTCCAACTGGACCTAGCGGAATGCTGCCTGTTGCGTGAAATCGGAGAATTACTACGGGTGCATTGCAGCGCTGCTCGTGAAAAGTCGCTCGATTTTCAGGTTAACTGGGCGCCGGGAACGGTGAAAACCGTCACTATTGACGCGCTGCGCCTACGCCAGATCCTCAATAACTTATTGTCGAATGCCATCAAGTTCAC includes these proteins:
- a CDS encoding ATP-binding protein; translation: MKRLLIALFISVFPMSAYSMSLPDLAFSFGQSKVNSFTVAMLQHQLDGHDPLRDINTDYIEALAREIGFKPKYKMFADMKSLILAVETKKADIAVGIFDSGKTDLILSQPLYTSSTAVWFRNQSLSHWAAESLTWGCHKGAVYCQQLSKMGFAHIVELPDFVTLPDYLIQGKIDAVLESYTTLLTSVKHPMNTLGQVELPSWAKPQQVRIAATQDFRALIDEIDVVLSRQSETSRLRSANPYHQVDIAALNYQNSGMQPIRYSAWNDAYPLFYRNRDGHHGGYLNDLLTLVEARTAFDFDYVPASGGLTPVQMLKYGEIDILPLVVKGVNNPAWMYVTDTLMSITYQHIKLPGVLAKSDAKIGVLFSDSPTYQYVKNQVFGEELTTYTSVVSLISDLESGKLGSAYLRHDILEYLAKQRGDDRYVVLKGDDKHIEIAMAVRGDNTELKAILAGIIASVDASDIQRLQNSYSPFNIVYGVDKSLVMAGSYIGASVFILLGLIGFLWHKNLKLKVSIQEREALRSNERLALLQHVIDALPNRIFIHDTNHRLLLTNCHHCQIAASGNGKVCQMRISSSEHTCVVENQAEFDTVLRGRDVSESDVDVQSCPCGIQTINYHRTPLSGANRDEKIILTVIDDVTAHKEQERNLLQAKNVAQQAVLSRERFLASMSHELRTPIAGMVGLLEMLKTRETNQDVRLILNNVISSADHLHLLVNDILDFSKLEAQQLQLDLAECCLLREIGELLRVHCSAAREKSLDFQVNWAPGTVKTVTIDALRLRQILNNLLSNAIKFTHSGFVRVDINVTENEVLMVISDSGDGMSPELLQTVFNPFVQADSSIARRYGGTGLGLAIVHDLVDVMRGEISLQSEPGKGTSIQVSIPVQVESHFLEPISQQLVHYHGEDPVIQAWLSVWRLDPSSDEAMKDVHIYDGDQPIPDSCPGGMTVLMRQDITVFSQRSKDVVELSVSPFFPDLLYAVLTNTAASEEATDETNEPLFGHVLVAEDNPINQLVISQQLTSFGLSVELVNNGQEAYERLQKGAEQFDLLLTDCHMPVMDGYELATLVREHLPQFSNYAIIGCTAEDSRVANERAMLSGFDSVLYKPYGLQRLYQTVAQFVSKRAENAPAMWWQNYEMQDAEMLVEVFITSMNDDLMALQTKRTDRNAIHDLAHRIKGGAGTVGDQKICFAATQLENRSKQGEQGYDAELKQLVAAMTLSIHRAEVWLNEH